The Calypte anna isolate BGI_N300 chromosome 20, bCalAnn1_v1.p, whole genome shotgun sequence genome includes a region encoding these proteins:
- the APCDD1L gene encoding protein APCDD1-like: MVRCWWLAGLLIACAAAEPPLRWEPRCRQQLRHLQDGAGIAARLPPRLEGRWVSTGCEVRPGPEFLTRSYLFYANRLFKAYQFYYWDPSCHDPSYSLVIKGKLRLRQASWITRGATEADYHLHKVGIVFHSRKAMEEVSTWINQTSSEGCSGFLPPGRTWAPGALYELLSAKSERDCTAALGFAMHELSLVRVERHYQPLLQPQQSGSRLVEELYLGDIHTEWGERLHYRPTGYQRPMQSAVHHVHPCPACGIIYRADEHHPPILPLRAQLPMQLSGSWVSTHCEVRPAVLFLTRYFIFHGNNHTWEGYYYHYSDPLCKQPTFTIYASGHYTQGIPSSKVRGGTELAFKVTQARVTPMDQVTVMMLNSSEPGSCGLTNSWSAGVEQDITPTNGCLALGIKLPHTEYELFKMEHDTKDHSLLYVGERPTDGSSPDSPDKRPTSYQAPLIQCAGPTEEFSNYVILKYLGKKDANGNEALKPLPVAFLLFIALLLLRWD, from the exons ATGGTCCGGTGCTGGTGGCTCGCCGGGCTGCTCATAG CCTGCGCGGCCGCGGAGCCGCCGCTGCGCTGGGAGCCGCGGTGCCGGCAGCAGTTGCGCCACCTGCAGGACGGCGCCGGGATCGCGGCGCGGCTGCCGCCCCGTCTGGAGGGACGCTGGGTCTCCACCGG GTGTGAGGTACGCCCAGGACCCGAGTTCCTCACCCGGTCCTACCTCTTCTACGCCAACCGCCTCTTCAAGGCTTACCAGTTCTACTACTGGGACCCCTCCTGCCACGATCCCTCCTACTCGCTGGTCATCAAGGGCAAGCTCCGCCTGCGCCAGGCCTCCTGGATCACCCGCGGGGCCACCGAGGCCGACTACCACCTCCACAAGGTCGGCATCGTTTTCCACAGCCGGAAAGCCATGGAGGAAGTCTCCACCTGGATCAACCAAACCTCCAGCGAGGGCTGCAGTGGGTTCCTGCCCCCGGGACGCACCTGGGCTCCTGGAGCTCTCTACGAACTGCTGAGTGCCAAGAGCGAGCGTGACTGCACTGCTGCCTTGGGCTTCGCCATGCATGAGCTGAGCCTGGTGAGGGTGGAGAGGCATTACCAAcccctgctgcagccacagcagagtGGGAGCCGGCTGGTGGAGGAGCTGTACCTGGGGGACATTCACACGGAGTGGGGCGAGAGGCTCCACTACCGACCGACCGGGTACCAGCGGCCCATGCAGAGTGCTGTG CACCACGTGCATCCTTGCCCAGCCTGTGGGATTATTTACAGAGCTGATGAACACCACCCCCCCATCCTACCCCTCAGGGCTCAGCTGCCAATGCAGCTCAGTGGCAGCTGGGTGAGCACCCACTGTGAGGTCCGACCTGCTGTGCTTTTCCTGACCAGGTACTTCATATTCCATGGTAACAACCACACCTGGGAGGGTTATTACTATCACTACTCTGATCCACTCTGCAAACAGCCAACTTTCACCATCTATGCATCTGGGCACTACACCCAAGGCATCCCCTCGTCCAAAGTGAGAGGGGGGACAGAGCTGGCTTTCAAAGTCACACAGGCACGGGTGACACCAATGGACCAGGTGACTGTGATGATGCTGAACTCCTCAGAACCTGGAAGCTGTGGGCTAACAAACTCCTGGAGTGCTGGGGTGGAGCAGGATATAACACCCACAAATGGATGTTTGGCCTTGGGCATCAAGCTGCCCCACACTGAGTATGAACTTTTCAAAATGGAGCACGACACAAAGGACCACAGCCTGCTGTACGTTGGGGAGAGGCCCACGGATGGATCCAGTCCTGACAGCCCAGACAAGCGACCCACCTCATATCAAGCACCTCTGATTCAGTGTGCTGGGCCAACAGAGGAATTCTCTAACTATGTTATTCTAAAATACTTGGGAAAAAAGGATGCTAATGGGAATGAAGCACTAAAACCTTTGCCTGTGGCCTTTTTATTGTTTATAGCACTTCTGCTTTTAAGATGGGACTAA